A region from the Excalfactoria chinensis isolate bCotChi1 chromosome 11, bCotChi1.hap2, whole genome shotgun sequence genome encodes:
- the CTRL gene encoding chymotrypsin-like protease CTRL-1, with product MAFLWAVTCLALASTVSGCGVPVINPSVQYNERIINGQNAVSGSWPWQVSLQTRSGSHFCGGSLINENWVVTAAHCEFSPYSHVVVLGEYNLGSQTESVQVKTVSKAVTHPNWNSYTLNNDITLLKLSTPAQLNSRVSPVCLAPANLALSNSLQCVTTGWGRTSTTSNNLATRLQQVSLPLISQSQCQQYWGNRITSAMLCAGGAGASSCQGDSGGPLVYENGNVWTLIGIVSWGSSNCNVRTPAIYTRVSHFRNWIDQTVAQG from the exons ATGGCGTTCCTGTGGGCAGTCACCTGCCTGGCCCTGGCCAGCACCGTTTCAG GCTGCGGGGTGCCCGTGATCAACCCCTCGGTGCAGTACAACGAGAGGATCATCAATGGGCAGAACGCAGTGTCCGGCTCCTGGCCCTGGCAGGTGTCCCTGCAG ACCCGCTCGGGATCCCATTTCTGTGGAGGTTCTCTGATCAACGAGAACTGGGTGGTCACAGCCGCCCACTGCGAGTTCAG CCCATATTCCCACGTTGTTGTCCTTGGGGAATACAACCTCGGCTCCCAGACTGAGTCCGTCCAGGTGAAGACCGTGTCGAAG GCCGTCACACACCCCAACTGGAACTCCTACACCCTGAACAACGACATCACGCTGCTGAAGCTCTCCACGCCTGCCCAGCTGAACTCCCGCGTGTCCCCCGTCTGCCTGGCTCCTGCCAACCTGGCTCTGTCCAACTCCTTGCAGTGCGTCACCACCGGCTGGGGACGTACCAGCACCACCT CCAACAATCTGGCAACACGCCTGCAGCAGGTCTCCCTGCCCCTGATCTCACAGAGCCAGTGCCAGCAGTACTGGGGCAACCGCATCACCAGCGCCATGCTGTGTGCCGGGGGGGCCGGAGCCTCTTCTTGCCAG GGCGACTCTGGGGGTCCTCTTGTGTACGAGAATGGGAACGTCTGGACTCTGATTGGCATCGTCTCCTGGGGAAGCAGCAACTGCAACGTCCGCACGCCCGCCATCTACACCCGCGTCAGCCACTTCCGAAACTGGATCGACCAAACCGTGGCCCAAGGGTAG
- the EXOC3L1 gene encoding exocyst complex component 3-like protein, whose amino-acid sequence MGMSAKDERCASPTDEEWPEVEKAEKLARGAALKWASGVFYRPEKLEGLGHYRNRETQRNSSIQSRLKSTVQSYLEGVSTGLEQLRLAVQEVQSVCQDMGAARWALLDCADRFQDLQQMRALMAEHVQLASVVQVLPQLFSVHEVFSHTLQLLHGQHLLEAHAELMMMEHLRDDILSQLHLRGLSSAQATVLSYFSGLQELNESLAKQLWGIVGSSLQLVREDPVLFVTAIRIIEREEKIDDTLLLDATFLPPGRPKGWRQKFYHVLQETITAAHFNAIRMDAEGPGLAKHLAALQKAIVSELRVVKDLMVQCVPAHYNILSVCTATYHRALGSHLQDILREDLDKQALFLLLEWVLRMYPSPEVMGHPDLLPEVDVSSLGPLISPELVDQTERKYVEKVKASVLEWMQRTLEVEFKEWFREEEPEMDHQGFFQSALPVIVVQMLSENIQVASLITDSLQQKVYNMALEELEAFLGRLREVLVQCGKEHQKDRTVPKHYVPYLLAMLNNNLALSSSIPSLHPSAACREVPASLQAALDKMQKKACQLLLEELLLDLQPLYMQLPSRKWLSGSQLVNSMCEVIDRYTKDFSHVRKPAFTLLLMESELLVVSQYLRALMQKKMVCKSKEERGQFCDRLLQDATQLRELFCSLGLERSQQSLEAVFALRELICLKDPALLSLEVLGFITKYPDVSDEHISTLLELRGDVSKDVRHVVLEMMAQNPQPLPEGYRPIFSTILVPAPELPFCLRKAKCA is encoded by the exons ATGGGCATGTCGGCGAAGGACGAGCGCTGCGCCAGCCCTACAG ATGAGGAGTGGCCAGAGGTGGAAAAGGCTGAGAAGTTAGCGagaggagctgctctgaaatggGCTTCAGGGGTGTTCTACCGGCCTGAGAAACTGGAGGGGCTCGGGCACTATCGAAACAGGGAGACACAGAGGAACAGCTCCATCCAGTCCCGGCTGAAG TCAACCGTGCAGTCTTATCTGGAGGGGGTGAGCActgggctggagcagctgcgGTTGGCGGTCCAGGAGGTGCAGAGCGTGTGCCAGGACATGGGGGCAGCGAGGTGGGCTCTGCTCGACTGCGCAGACCGCTTCCAGGACCTCCAGCAGATGCGGGCGCTGATGGCGGAGCACGTGCAGCTGGCCTCGGTGGTCCAGGTGCTGCCCCAGCTCTTCTCAG TCCACGAGGTCTTTTCCCAtaccctgcagctgctccatggGCAGCACCTCCTGGAGGCCCACGCGGAGCTCATGATGATGGAACACCTCCGAGATGACATCCTTTCCCAGCTGCACCTTCGTGGGCTCTCCAGTGCCCAGGCAACTGTGCTGTCTTACTTCAGTGGTCTGCAGGAGCTCAACGAGAGCCTGGCCAAGCAGCTGTGGGGCATCGtgggcagcagcctgcagctggtcCGGGAGGACCCAGTTCTGTTTGTCACCGCCATCAGGATCATTGAACGGGAGGAGAAAATAGATGACACCCTACTCTTGGATGCCACTTTCCTGCCCCCTGGCCGCCCAAAGGGCTGGAGGCAGAAGTTTTACCATGTCCTTCAGGAGACCATCACGGCAGCTCACTTTAATGCCATCCGTATGGATGCTGAAGGCCCGGGGCTGGCCAAGCACCTCGCTGCACTGCAGAAGGCCATCGTGTCTGAGCTGCGTGTGGTGAAGGACCTGATGGTCCAATGTGTCCCGGCACACTACAACATCCTCAGTGTCTGCACTGCCACGTACCACCGGGCCCTCGGTAGCCACCTCCAGGACATCCTCCGAGAGGACCTGGACAAACAGGcactcttcctcctcctcgAGTGGGTGCTTCGCATGTACCCCAG CCCCGAGGTGATGGGCCACCCCGACCTCCTCCCAGAGGTGGATGTTTCTTCTCTGGGCCCCCTGATCTCCCCTGAGCTCGTGGATCAGACAGAGAGGAAATACGTGGAGAAAGTCAAG GCGAGTGTGCTCGAGTGGATGCAGAGGACCCTGGAGGTGGAGTTTAAGGAGTGGTTCAGAGAAGAGGAACCTGAGATGGACCATCAGGGCTTCTTCCAGTCTGCCCTGCCTGTCATTGTCGTGCAG ATGCTGAGTGAGAATATCCAGGTAGCCTCCTTGATCACAGACTCTCTGCAGCAGAAGGTTTACAACATGGCCCTGGAGGAGCTCGAGGCATTTCTGGGACG CCTGAGGGAAGTCCTCGTGCAGTGTGGGAAGGAGCACCAGAAGGATCGGACCGTACCCAAGCACTACGTCCCctacctgctggccatgctcaaCAACAACCTGGCTCTCAG CTCCTCTATCCCCTCTCTGCAccccagtgctgcctgcagagaaGTCCCTGCATCTCTTCAGGCTGCTCTGGACAAGATGCAGAAGAAAGCttgtcagctgctgctggaggagctgctcctTGACCTACAG CCCCTCTACATGCAGCTGCCTTCCCGAAAGTGGCTCTCTGGGTCCCAGCTGGTCAACAGCATGTGCGAAGTGATCGACAGATACACAAAGGATTTCTCCCACGTCAGGAAGCCAGCCTTCACG ctcctgctgatGGAGAGCGAGCTCCTGGTGGTGAGCCAATACCTGCGGGCGCTCATGCAGAAGAAGATGGTGTGCAAGAGCAAGGAGGAACGGGGCCAGTTCTGTGACCGCCTGCTGCAGGACGCCACGCAGCTCCGGGAGCTCTTCTGCAGCCTG GGCCTGGAGAGGAGCCAGCAGAGCCTGGAAGCCGTGTTTGCTCTGCGGGAGCTGATCTGCCTCAAAGACCCAGcgctgctcagcctggaggtGCTGGGCTTCATCACCAAGTACCCCGATGTCAG cGATGAGCACATCTCCACCTTGCTGGAGCTGCGGGGTGACGTCTCCAAGGACGTGCGACACGTGGTGCTGGAAATGATGGCACAGAACCCCCAGCCTCTGCCCGAGGGCTACCGGCCCATCTTCAGCACCATCCTGGTCCCTGCACCTGAGCTGCCCTTCTGCCTGCGCAAGGCCAAGTGTGCCTGA
- the E2F4 gene encoding transcription factor E2F4, whose amino-acid sequence MAECGPQPPGAGGGGGSGAAGAPSRHEKSLGLLTTKFVSLLQEAKDGVLDLKLAADTLAVRQKRRIYDITNVLEGIGLIEKKSKNSIQWKGVGPGCNTREIAHKLIELKADIEDLEQQEQELEKQKMWVQQSIKNVTEDVQNNWLAYVTHEDICKCFTGDTLLAIRAPSGTRLEVPIPEGPSRQKKYQIHLKSTSGPIDVLLVNKDAWSSPPVVLPVPPPEDLIQCQAVTPSKPQIPPLAHFQEASVPSSTQPSTPTPSSTQDHSPPEQKPTSTECSISVLESKSSSDLDPLSNVSAPSSHTARLDTQLLQSSASLDSSSVLPSPSASFEPIKPDPEGMLELPKELSEMFDPTRECMNSELLEELMSSEVFAPLLRLSPPPGDHDYIYNLDESEGVCDLFDVPVLNL is encoded by the exons ATGGCGGAGTGCGGGCCGCAACCTCCCGGGGCTGGAGGCGGAGGTGGGAGCGGAGCTGCCGGGGCGCCCAGCCGGCACGAGAAGAGCCTGGGGCTGCTCACCACCAAGTTCGTGTCGCTGCTGCAAGAGGCCAAGGACGGCGTGCTGGACCTGAAGCTG GCTGCAGACACCTTGGCCGTGCGGCAGAAACGACGGATCTACGATATCACAAATGTTCTGGAAGGGATTGGGCTGATTGAGAAGAAATCAAAGAACAGCATCCAATGGAA AGGGGTGGGTCCTGGCTGCAACACACGCGAGATTGCTCACAAACTCATTGAGCTGAAGGCAGACATAGAGgacctggagcagcaggaacaggagctggagaagcagaagatgtGGGTTCAGCAGAGCATCAAAAATGTCACAGAAGACGTGCAGAACAACTG GTTAGCTTATGTGACACACGAAGATATCTGCAAGTGCTTCACAG GAGACACCCTCCTTGCAATTCGAGCCCCTTCAGGCACACGTCTAGAGGTTCCCATCCCTGAG GGCCCGAGTAGGCAGAAGAAATATCAGATCCATCTGAAGAGCACCAGTGGTCCAATTGATGTTCTCTTAGTAAACAAGGATGCTTGGAGCTCTCCTCCAGTGGTGCTACCCGTCCCACCCCCTGAAGACCTCATTCAGTGCCAGGCAGTTACACCCTCAAAACCACAGATCCCGCCGCTTGCCCACTTCCAGGAGGCATCTgttcccagcagcacccagccctcgACGCCAACACCTTCCAGCACTCAGGATCACAGCCCTCCTGAGCAGAAACCCACGAGCACAG aatgcagcatctcagtgctggAGTCCAAGAGCAGCAGTGACCTCGATCCCCTCAGCAATGTGTCTGCACCCAGCAGCCATACAGCCAGGCTGGACACGCAGCTGCTGCAGTCCTCTGCCTCGCTGGACAGCAGCTCTGTCCTACCCAGCCCCTCTGCCTCCTTTGAGCCAATCAAACCTGATCCTGAAGGAA TGCTGGAGCTTCCCAAAGAGCTGTCAGAGATGTTTGATCCTACGAGAG AATGTATGaactctgagctgctggaggagctgatgTCATCTGAAG TGTTTGCTCCCTTGCTCCGCCTCTCCCCCCCTCCTGGAGATCACGACTACATCTATAACCTGGATGAGAGCGAAGGCGTCTGTGACCTCTTTGATGTGCCTGTCCTTAACCTCTGA
- the ELMO3 gene encoding engulfment and cell motility protein 3, with translation MPPPKDVVKIAIQMVGAIPQLIELQQSKPLAAVLKDVCDAWSLPNAERYALQYADGRQTYITELNRGEIKNGSILRLTTSPDQEAERLYSGIQSNNVDVKTDSLKKLASLSQDVTFAQEFINRNGLKQIFYIVEEGNDTGEILAHTLKAFMELMEHDFVSWETLSAAFIKKIVSYVNMNAMDASVQQLSMSILENMVPSSRVLFELVKKEVTVDRLLTHLQVTNAQLQLKATALLIALLLAATDAERRDMMEYLRQKNIRQFIHKNIIHSSEPLGDEMAHYLYVLQSVSLNLHERRMRTSMDPYSQEQRELLQSLRQAAFESEGDAPAGTFSTERRRSLCAKEFRKLGFMNNSNPAEDLRRAPPGLLALDNMVYFSRHTPSAYSRFILENSSREDKHECPFARSSIQLTLILCEILHIGEPCSETAQAFYPMFFGQDHFFEELFCICIQLVNKTWKEMRATQEDFDKVLQVVREQITRTLSLKPTSLELFKTRVNALNYSEILKLRQTERLHQEETLAVPVLELRERLKPELLELIRQQRLLRLCEGTLFRKISSRRRQDKLWYCRLSPNHKVLHYGDVEEGVHSPPIESLTEKIPVADMKALLVGKECPHTKEKSSGKQNKDVLELAFSIVYDVEEYCLNFVAPTRYEFCLWTDGLNVLLGKEMTSERTQTDLDILLSMELKLRLLDLENISIPDNPPPVPKPPSNLNFCYDFSHAEQ, from the exons ATGCCGCCTCCCAAGGACGTGGTGAAGATCGCCATCCAGATGGTGGGAGCCATCCCGCAGCTGATCGAGCTGCAGCAG AGCAAGCCGCTGGCCGCTGTGCTCAAGGACGTCTGCGATGC GTGGAGCCTGCCCAACGCCGAGCGCTATGCCCTGCAATACGCCGACGGGCGCCAGACCTACATCACTGAGTTG AACCGTGGGGAGATTAAGAACGGGAGCATCTTGCGACTGACCACTTCTCCG GACCAAGAAGCAGAGAGGTTGTACAGCGGGATCCAGAGCAACAACGTGGATGTGAAGACTGACTCACTGAAGAAGCTTGCGAGCCTCTCCCAGGACGTTACCTTTGCCCAGGAGTTTATCAACAGGAATGGCTTGAAGCAAATCTTCTATATTGTGGAGGAAGGGAATGA TACAGGGGAGATCCTCGCTCACACCCTGAAGGCCTTCATGGAGCTGATGGAGCACGATTTCGTCTCCTGGGAGACTCTTAGTGCGGCCTTCATCAAAAAA ATCGTGAGTTACGTCAACATGAATGCCATGGACGCCTCCGTCCAGCAGCTCTCCATGTCAATCCTGGAGAACATGGTACCCAGCAGCCGCGTCCTCTTTGAGCTCGTCAAAAAAGAAGTGACGGTGGATCGTCTCCTCACCCACCTGCAGGT GACGAAcgcccagctgcagctgaaggccACGGCCCTGCTGattgcactgctgctggctgccaccGATGCTGAACGGCGG GATATGATGGAGTACCTGAGACAGAAGAACATCAGGCAGTTCATCCACAAG AACATCATCCACAGCTCCGAGCCGCTGGGGGATGAGATGGCCCATTACCTGTACGTGTTGCAGTCAGTCAGCCTCAACCTGCACGAGCGCCGCATGAGGACCTCCATGGACCCCTACTCCCAG gagcagagggagctcCTCCAGTCTCTGCGCCAGGCTGCCTTTGAGTCGGAGGGCGATGCTCCTGCTGGCACCTTCAGCACCGAGCGCCGGCGGTCGCTGTGCGCCAAGGAGTTCCGCAAGCTGGGCTTCATG AACAACAGCAACCCAGCAGAGGACCTGCGCCGTGCACCGCCGGGGCTCCTTGCCCTCGACAACATGGTGTACTTCTCCAGGCACACCCCCAGTGCCTACAGCCGG TTCATCCTCGAGAACAGCAGCCGCGAGGACAAACACGAGTGTCCGTTTGCTCGGAGCAGCATCCAGCTCACCCTGATCCTCTGTGAGATCCTGCACATCGGAGAGCCGT GCTCGGAGACAGCTCAGGCCTTTTACCCCATGTTCTTCGGGCAGGATCATTTCTTTGAAGAGCTCTTCTGCATCTGCATCCAGCTGGTGAACAAGACGTGGAAAGAGATGAGAGCCACCCAGGAGGACTTTGATAAG GTGCTGCAGGTGGTGCGGGAGCAGATCACCAGGACCCTGTCCCTCAAACCCAcctccctggagctgttcaagacCAGAGTGAACGCGCTGAACTACAGCGAGATCCTGAAGCTGCGGCAGACGGAGCGGCTGCACCAGGAGGAGACGCTGGCCGTGCCCGTGCT GGAGCTGCGTGAGAGGCTGAAGCCGGAGCTCCTGGAGCTGATCCGCCAGCAGCGCCTGCTGCGCCTCTGCGAGGGCACCTTGTTCCGTAAGATCAGCAGCCGCCGGCGCCAGG ataaGCTCTGGTATTGCCGCTTGTCACCCAATCACAAAGTGCTGCACTACGGGGATGTGGAGGAAGGGGTGCACTCACCCCCCATCGAGAGCCTGACAGAGAAAA TTCCTGTGGCAGACATGAAGGCGCTGCTCGTTGGGAAGGAGTGTCCACACACGAAGGAGAAGAGCTCTGGGAAGCAGAACAAG GATGTCCTGGAACTCGCCTTCTCCATAGTGTATGATGTGGAGGAATACTGCCTGAACTTCGTTGCCCCCACGCGTTATGAG TTTTGCCTGTGGACAGATGGGCTGAACGTGCTTCTGGGCAAGGAGATGACGAGCGAGCGAACGCAGACGGACCTCGACATCCTGCTGTCAATGGAACTCAAACTGCGGCTCCTGGACCTGGAGAACATCAGCATCCCCGACAACCCCCCTCCTGTCCCAAAGCCCCCCAGCAACCTCAACTTCTGCTATGACTTCAGCCATGCAGAGCAGTGA